Genomic window (Candidatus Aminicenantes bacterium):
GTCGAGAACGGCAAGCCCGTCGAATTCGGGCAGAAGCTCTTCGCCATCGTCCCCAACGCGTGAGGCCCCATGTTTTCGAAGATTCTCATCGCCAACCGTGGTGAGATCGCCCTGCGGGTGATCCGGGCCGCCCGGGAGCTCGGCATCAAGACCGTGGCGGTCTATTCCGACGTCGACCGGAATTCCCTCCACACCATGCTGGCCGACGAGAAATACTGCATCGGCCCGGCCGCCGCCCGCGACAGCTATCTGAACATCCCCAACCTGCTGAGCGTGGCCGAGATCTCCAAGGCCGACGCCATCCACCCCGGTTACGGCTTCCTGGCCGAGAACGCCCGCTTCGCCGAGATCTGCGAGACCTCGGGCCTGACCTTCATCGGCCCGCCGGCCTCCATCATCCGGATGATGGGCGACAAGAACCGGGCCCGCCAGGAGATGGGCAAGGCCAAGCTGCCGCTCATCCCGGGCAGCGACAAGATCCTCGAGGACGCGGCCGAAGCCAAGCTGGTGGCCCAGAAGATCGGCTACCCCGTCATCATCAAGGCCGCGGCCGGCGGCGGCGGCAAAGGCATGCGCATCTGCCGCAATTCGAACCACCTGGAAGAGCAATTCCCCATCGCCCAGAACGAGGCCAAAACGGCCTTCGGCGACCCCTCGCTGTACATCGAGAAGTACATCACCGGGGCCCACCACATCGAAATCCAAATCATCGGCGGCCAAAAGGGCGAGATCATCGCCTTCGCCGAGCGCGAGTGCTCGGTCCAGCGCAAGTACCAGAAAGTCATCGAGGAGAC
Coding sequences:
- the accC gene encoding acetyl-CoA carboxylase biotin carboxylase subunit; this translates as MFSKILIANRGEIALRVIRAARELGIKTVAVYSDVDRNSLHTMLADEKYCIGPAAARDSYLNIPNLLSVAEISKADAIHPGYGFLAENARFAEICETSGLTFIGPPASIIRMMGDKNRARQEMGKAKLPLIPGSDKILEDAAEAKLVAQKIGYPVIIKAAAGGGGKGMRICRNSNHLEEQFPIAQNEAKTAFGDPSLYIEKYITGAHHIEIQIIGGQKGEIIAFAERECSVQRKYQKVIEETPSPFVDDRLRKRMMKAVEDAAEHIGYESLGTFEFLVDEDKKFYFMEANTRVQVEHPITEMVYGINLVKAQIRVAAGEKINFPFDLEIRGHAIECRINAEDPTTFAPSPGKLEFLVLPGGEGIRVDSAAYGGWVIPPTYDSLVAKIIAYAPTRYLAIKKMQTALEMTTIVGIKTNIPLHLAILANSDFQNGNYDTQFLEKFLAKKANGGT